The DNA window TAGTTAAAGAATAAGATATCTCACGATGCATCATGTTTTCACATCAGTAGTTAGCATCAATTTAAAGCAAACAAGCTTCACACACCTTGCACCTAGGGATAAATGTATTATAGTATGCCATGCAGAAAGATGAACAAAACCTCATAAttggggtgtgtgtgtgtgttgggggggggggggggggggggggggggggctccacCACGGTGGTACACTTGCCCAGGCTTTGTTCTAAGAAGGCCCAGCACTTTGAAGCTGGGTCCGAACTTAACcaaagaagaggaacaatgtaAAGATAGCTAGGTGATTTACCTGAGTTCTCTACTGCAATAAGTTGATGTTGAAATCCATACATCACTTTGTAATATCCAAGCGAACTATCACAATCCTAAGTGCACATCACCAACATTTCTTTCCTCAACTTCTCCACCATCTCATAGTCTTGAGACTTCTCATAGGCACGAATAAATGCATGGTACACCTCACTACCAGCATTGAATCCTTTTCCAGCCATCTCTGCCTGGAGTCTCATCGCCACCTCTACCTCCCCTTCATCACAGAACCCCTTTATCAACACCTCATAACTCCTCCAAGTCGGCACAAACTCTTCCCTCCTCATTTCCTCCCGCAAAACACCCAAGCCATCCTGAACCCTACCATTTTGACATAATGCATCCAGCAATTCCTCAACAACCTCTGATGCCAACCCAAACCCCCTCCTCCTCATGTCTACATGGACAAGCATCGCCGCCTCAACATCCCCTGCCATACAATGCCCCCTAACCAACCATTCGAATGTCGTGGCACTTGGATCGATTCCACCCATCTCCATATTTTTAAACATCTCCTCTGCCATTCCTACCTCCCCAGCACGGCAATTGCCACCAATGATCGTGTTGTATGCAGTTACATCAGGCTGGATCCCTTCCTGAATCATCTCATCCCACAGTCCTCGTGCCTTCTCCACATCTCTGCAATCGCAGTACTCAGCCATCCTAATGCTGTAGGTGCAGACATTGTGCTTGCAGGAATATTTGCCCATTTCCTGGAGCACAATCTTGAATTCATTGCACTTGCCCTCACGGTAGAAGGCGAGGAGAAGGGAATTGAAGGTGTGAACTGTCGGCAGGAGCAGATGGTTGCTCTGTGGAGTTGAATGCGTGTAAATTTGATGGTACATGTCGagcgccgcggcggaggagggaaGGGAGCGAAGAAGAGCAGCGGCGGTGGTGGGGagcggccggccgccggcggcgaggatgcgGCGGGCGACGGAGGCCGCGGCGAGGGCGTCGCGGCGGGAGCGGAGGTAGGCTAGGAGGAGGAGGTCGAAGACAAATGGAGCGGAGGCAAAGCGGCGGTAGGTGGCGGCCAGGGCATTGAAGATTTGGGCCGGCGAGTAGTGGCGGGAGGCGGAGGCGAGGACGGCGAGGGCAGCGCCCCGGAGGCGGGAGGCGGCCGCGAcgtgggcggcggaggcggagaggaCGAGAGGGGGAGGGGAGTGGGAGGGGAGGAGGCGGGGGAGTGCGAAGGCGTGGAAGCGGAGCGCGgtgtgcgggcggcggcggaggaggaggagcacggcggcggcggcggaggcagggAGCGGGGAGGGGACGGGGATCGAGAAGAGGTGGGACCACTTGGACTTGGCGCGGTGGGAGGTGAGCGCGGTGGCGGCAGCGGAGGCGTACGGGTGGGCGGCGTCGACGAAGTACCGGGAGGAGGGGTCGGCGGTGGGGTCTCGGCCGCGCGTGCCGGCGGCGTCCATGGAGAAGTGCACCGGATGCCTCTGCTGTGTGCAGTGTGCTGGATGTCAAGCACGGGCCGACATTGCGTGCTGGGCCTCATATGGGCCGTCCGACGCGCGGAAGGTGGAGGATAGGAAGGAAGACCCAGCGTTCTCAGTCCTAGCGTCGCCTTCTTCGGTTGTTCGTCGCGAGATCTCGCCGGCGCCGTCCTGCGCCGCCTCCTCTCCCACGCTGccatctgccgccgccgccacctcctgtgCCGGTGATCCTCTGTGACGCAGTTCGCCTCCGGAGCTCTACCCCGTCGCTCCCCCGCCTCCGGGTAGGTCATCGCCGCCTTCTTAGGTCAACACCCATGAAGGACATAGTAAGGGGTCGTTCATGGTGTCAGTCTCTCGATTGCCTTTCTTCATCCACTCTCACTATCTGGGGTTTCGGTTCTGCGGTTGCGGGATCAGTGGAGAAGAGCGAATGGATTTGCGTTTTGTTTCCTCAATTTGGAGCCAGTGGTCTCAGATAAAAAATTTGAGCTCCGATCTGAATGTTCTATCTTTATGGTCTCCAATTTGATGCTATAATCACTTGGTACATCTTCAGTCTTGACAAATTGTATGATTTGGGGATCGAACCGGGCACAAGATCAGCACTAAATGCTGGCTGCTCTGTACTTATTCTGCCAGTCTGAGTTTGTGATTGATGTTTGGGCACAAAAAAAAAACGGGCACGAGATTATTTAAGCATTGTTGAGGGGATTTGGTTTCTCTGCTGTACCATCTATGAACGGATGAATAATTCAATATCCATTTTAGGTTATGCTTGTTCCGAACAAATTATTAGATTAAGCTAGATTACCCCAGTCTAGCAGGTGACACTGGACAGAAATCTTACTGTTATGTCGGAACATAAATTTTAGGACATGATAACACAACATTGGACATTTCCTTTATTCGTTGGCAAAGTGTCAGAAATTGTTTGTGTGACACTGTTTACAGAAGTGCCCGTGCTATCCGGTTAATTGAACGAAATTAGAGCGCCCTTGGTGGGCAAACATTTGAAGTGTGAATAGTAGAGGGCAAATCATCTTAATAATTCATCTCCATCTTTTATTTGTGTATCTCCACACCGATTTGCTTCATAACGTCCTACTTTGTAAACGGAACTTCCTGACTTATGTCCATGTGTAATTATCTTGCAGATGTTACAATTTTCTTCAGTCCTTCAGAGTAATTAACGTCTATTAGTTGATCATGGAAGAACAGCAAGTCAAGCCATCTGATCTGCCACCCACTACTTCAGACAACCGGGATTCGGCTGCAACCCCTCCTATTAACACTGTTGACCCTGTTCGTCTGGCTGCTTCAACTGATTCTTCCAGTCAGGTTGCTAGTGCAGATCCTGCTGCTGTTTCTGCAGCAACTGCTGCTCCTGCAAAAGATGATGCAGGGCGTGAGGCACCGCCATCCATGTT is part of the Panicum hallii strain FIL2 chromosome 2, PHallii_v3.1, whole genome shotgun sequence genome and encodes:
- the LOC112879774 gene encoding pentatricopeptide repeat-containing protein At2g15980 — protein: MDAAGTRGRDPTADPSSRYFVDAAHPYASAAATALTSHRAKSKWSHLFSIPVPSPLPASAAAAVLLLLRRRPHTALRFHAFALPRLLPSHSPPPLVLSASAAHVAAASRLRGAALAVLASASRHYSPAQIFNALAATYRRFASAPFVFDLLLLAYLRSRRDALAAASVARRILAAGGRPLPTTAAALLRSLPSSAAALDMYHQIYTHSTPQSNHLLLPTVHTFNSLLLAFYREGKCNEFKIVLQEMGKYSCKHNVCTYSIRMAEYCDCRDVEKARGLWDEMIQEGIQPDVTAYNTIIGGNCRAGEVGMAEEMFKNMEMGGIDPSATTFEWLVRGHCMAGDVEAAMLVHVDMRRRGFGLASEVVEELLDALCQNGRVQDGLGVLREEMRREEFVPTWRSYEVLIKGFCDEGEVEVAMRLQAEMAGKGFNAGSEVYHAFIRAYEKSQDYEMVEKLRKEMLVMCT